One Clostridia bacterium DNA window includes the following coding sequences:
- a CDS encoding AAA family ATPase, with the protein MAGINLVIADNDEAYLDSFVSYMIRYYPHRFTVNTFSGIKDLRGYLEEVSDKVDILLISEDLEHDSVDKSKIGCFIILTKGKAARGEGEQYCINKYQYGDRLAACILGVYSEKTGGKFNGESKNKNTRVVSVFSPQGGSGKTSIALSACIQCARKGSMVFYLNLEEFNSTSAFLNCKSDLNFSNVIYYLKERSRNLALKIEASKCVDPVWGFHYFAPSDNDVEINEISFEDVNELIDQIKSLGIYDFIFIDMSSSFNARNTGLLGISDRILLVFGMEMSSESKIARFVDSLDIFVQKGQEDIRGKCGVILNRCRQSVQSYSDYESIFDNANPVKIPEIKDFNWSEIPYLTNMDNGNGENIGRLIQGYDLAVQSKCI; encoded by the coding sequence ATGGCGGGGATTAATCTGGTAATAGCAGACAATGATGAAGCATACCTTGATAGCTTTGTAAGCTATATGATCAGGTATTATCCTCACAGGTTTACGGTAAATACCTTCTCAGGAATAAAAGATCTCAGGGGGTATCTTGAAGAAGTTTCAGATAAAGTGGACATATTGTTGATAAGTGAAGATTTGGAGCATGATTCTGTGGACAAAAGCAAAATCGGGTGTTTCATTATACTAACTAAAGGAAAAGCTGCCAGAGGCGAGGGAGAACAGTACTGCATCAATAAATATCAGTATGGAGACAGGCTCGCAGCTTGTATTCTGGGCGTTTATTCGGAAAAAACAGGTGGTAAGTTTAACGGAGAAAGCAAGAATAAAAATACACGGGTTGTTTCCGTGTTTTCACCCCAGGGGGGATCAGGGAAGACAAGTATTGCTTTAAGTGCTTGCATTCAATGCGCCAGAAAGGGAAGTATGGTATTCTACCTGAACCTGGAAGAATTCAATTCTACTTCAGCTTTTTTGAACTGCAAAAGTGATTTGAATTTTTCAAATGTTATCTATTACCTTAAGGAAAGAAGCAGAAATCTGGCACTGAAGATTGAGGCTTCAAAATGTGTGGACCCTGTGTGGGGATTTCACTATTTTGCACCCTCTGATAATGATGTGGAAATAAATGAGATTTCATTTGAAGATGTAAACGAATTGATTGACCAGATAAAATCTCTTGGGATATATGATTTCATATTCATTGACATGTCAAGCAGCTTTAATGCCAGAAATACAGGGCTGCTGGGCATCAGTGACAGAATACTTCTTGTGTTTGGCATGGAAATGTCCTCAGAGAGTAAAATTGCCAGGTTTGTGGACAGCCTGGATATATTTGTTCAAAAAGGACAGGAAGATATAAGGGGAAAGTGCGGTGTGATTTTAAACCGGTGCAGACAGTCCGTCCAGAGTTATTCAGACTATGAAAGTATATTTGATAATGCCAATCCGGTAAAAATACCTGAGATTAAAGATTTTAACTGGTCTGAAATACCATACCTTACAAATATGGATAACGGCAATGGAGAAAATATCGGCAGGCTGATACAAGGGTACGATCTGGCAGTGCAGAGCAAATGTATATAG
- a CDS encoding CpaF family protein — translation MDTNQREDFIRGIKKAVSNSIDLKKDITDEQIRDAITTFVFERSKKSYLTIREKRELVETIFNSMRRLDILQPLIEDKSITEIMINGTAPIFIERDGKSSKLDVCFEDTEKLEDVIQSVVSKVNRAVNESSPIVDARLKDGSRVNIVLPPIALNGPIMTIRKFPEKPLTIEKLVRYEALTEEAAELLGHLVRARYNIFISGGTGSGKTTFLNALSNYIPADERIVTIEDSAELQIKCVENIVRLETRNSNTEGKGEITIRDLIKTSLRMRPDRIIVGEVRGPEALDMLQAMNTGHDGSLSTGHANSSSDMLSRLETMVLSGSSMPLEAIRKQIVSAIDIIIHLSRLRDKSRRVMEISEVTGYKDGEIQLNPLYVFEEEGDTWDGKVVGKLKRTGNEMLNKTKFRMAGVPDIV, via the coding sequence ATGGATACGAATCAAAGGGAAGACTTTATAAGAGGAATAAAAAAGGCAGTAAGCAATAGCATTGACTTGAAAAAGGATATTACGGATGAGCAGATCAGGGATGCAATTACAACCTTTGTATTTGAGCGTTCTAAAAAATCATATCTTACGATCAGGGAAAAGCGGGAGCTGGTAGAAACTATTTTTAACTCGATGAGAAGGCTTGATATACTCCAGCCTCTTATAGAAGATAAATCAATAACTGAAATAATGATAAACGGTACAGCCCCTATTTTTATTGAAAGAGACGGAAAAAGCTCCAAACTGGATGTCTGTTTTGAGGATACGGAAAAGCTTGAGGATGTGATACAATCCGTTGTTTCAAAGGTGAATAGGGCTGTAAACGAATCTTCGCCTATTGTTGACGCCCGCCTGAAAGACGGTTCAAGAGTAAACATAGTACTCCCGCCTATAGCACTGAACGGGCCTATCATGACTATAAGAAAATTTCCTGAAAAGCCTCTGACTATAGAAAAGCTTGTCAGATACGAAGCACTTACGGAGGAAGCAGCAGAACTTCTCGGACATCTGGTGCGTGCGAGATATAATATCTTCATTTCCGGTGGAACAGGGTCTGGTAAAACTACTTTTCTAAATGCGTTATCCAACTACATACCGGCTGATGAGAGAATAGTTACAATAGAAGATTCGGCAGAGCTTCAGATAAAATGCGTAGAAAATATTGTTAGGCTGGAAACCCGTAACTCAAATACCGAAGGCAAAGGGGAAATCACCATCAGGGATCTTATCAAGACATCGTTAAGAATGAGACCTGATAGGATCATCGTTGGAGAGGTACGAGGCCCGGAAGCACTGGATATGCTCCAGGCCATGAACACGGGACATGACGGTTCACTTTCCACAGGCCATGCAAACTCGTCGTCAGATATGCTAAGCAGGCTGGAAACTATGGTCTTAAGCGGCAGTTCGATGCCTCTTGAGGCCATACGCAAGCAAATAGTTTCTGCCATAGACATTATCATACACCTGTCAAGGTTGAGGGATAAGTCCCGAAGGGTGATGGAAATATCAGAAGTCACCGGATACAAGGATGGAGAGATACAGCTTAACCCCCTTTATGTGTTTGAGGAGGAGGGCGACACCTGGGATGGCAAGGTTGTCGGGAAGCTTAAGAGGACAGGAAATGAGATGTTGAATAAGACTAAATTCAGGATGGCAGGGGTGCCGGATATAGTGTGA
- a CDS encoding pilus assembly protein TadB, with protein MGLEGEVREEWQNGSVKNEKLTDYDIYIMPFRDKVLYTLLAAVVIFFITLIFYHNISLSMLFCPMSLIYPRLRTKEIISKRKCELNLQFKDMLYAISSSLSAGKSVESAFKDALRDLEIIYPGSDTSIITEVDCIVKKIGMNETVESALGGFAARSHLEDVKNFADVFYTCKRTGGNIIEVIKNTSNLITDKIETKQEIDIMLAQRRFEHKVLNILPVFMILLLSTSAADYMRPVFSDIAGRIAMTFSIMLLAMAYFISKKIMDIRV; from the coding sequence ATGGGTTTGGAGGGTGAAGTTCGGGAAGAATGGCAGAATGGCAGCGTAAAAAATGAGAAGCTTACAGATTATGATATATATATAATGCCTTTCAGAGATAAAGTTCTGTATACATTGCTTGCAGCAGTAGTAATATTTTTCATTACGCTTATCTTTTATCACAACATATCTCTTTCTATGCTCTTTTGTCCCATGTCTTTGATTTATCCCCGTTTAAGAACAAAAGAAATAATTTCTAAGAGAAAGTGTGAGCTTAATTTACAATTCAAAGATATGTTATATGCAATTTCATCCTCGCTGTCTGCGGGCAAATCTGTAGAATCGGCATTTAAAGATGCTTTGAGGGACTTAGAGATTATATATCCCGGCAGCGATACCAGCATAATAACAGAGGTAGACTGCATAGTAAAAAAAATCGGGATGAATGAAACTGTAGAATCGGCTTTGGGTGGTTTTGCCGCGAGGTCACATTTAGAGGATGTAAAGAACTTTGCAGATGTGTTTTACACCTGTAAAAGGACTGGTGGGAATATAATTGAAGTTATAAAAAACACTTCAAACCTAATAACCGACAAAATAGAGACAAAACAGGAAATAGACATAATGCTTGCACAGCGGAGGTTTGAGCATAAGGTACTTAATATTCTTCCTGTTTTCATGATACTTTTATTGTCAACAAGTGCTGCTGACTATATGAGACCGGTTTTTAGCGATATTGCAGGAAGAATAGCAATGACTTTTTCAATTATGCTTCTTGCTATGGCATATTTCATTTCTAAAAAAATAATGGATATAAGAGTTTAG
- a CDS encoding type II secretion system F family protein, with protein sequence MLLVFLLLTGVVFSLYFVTRTKYEDIMRTVDEKEYAMKRFFPISLYILELVDYKYSFKYDRIITGKVSELYGNRYSHIFLKIHWANKVSFMIIALLFAFLLGACTEPDLSMAVFGVIIICAAFIIPDRELSEKVKKRRISIQLDFPDFINKLILLVNAGMTVSRAWEKIVADNTKDGHIYKELETALFDIRAGKSEIQAYEDFARRCRVPQVTKFVSVVIQNIRKGNSELIPILRLQANDCWEMRKNTAKKLGEEASTKMLIPMMIMFIAILIIVAVPAILAMRGI encoded by the coding sequence TTGCTTTTGGTATTTTTATTGCTTACCGGGGTGGTGTTTTCATTGTATTTTGTTACAAGAACTAAATATGAAGATATTATGAGAACTGTAGACGAGAAAGAGTATGCTATGAAACGTTTTTTCCCCATATCGTTGTATATACTTGAGCTGGTAGATTACAAATATTCCTTTAAATACGACCGGATTATTACGGGGAAGGTGTCAGAGCTATATGGGAACAGGTATTCTCATATCTTTCTGAAAATTCACTGGGCAAATAAAGTATCCTTTATGATTATAGCTTTACTATTTGCATTTTTGCTTGGAGCGTGTACGGAACCGGATTTATCAATGGCTGTTTTTGGAGTAATCATAATTTGTGCAGCTTTTATTATTCCTGACAGAGAGCTTAGTGAAAAGGTGAAAAAAAGGAGGATTTCAATCCAGCTTGATTTTCCTGATTTTATCAACAAGCTTATACTTCTGGTAAATGCAGGAATGACTGTTTCGAGAGCTTGGGAAAAAATAGTCGCTGATAATACAAAGGACGGACATATATACAAGGAACTGGAAACGGCATTATTTGATATTAGAGCGGGTAAATCTGAAATACAGGCCTATGAGGACTTTGCCAGAAGGTGCAGGGTCCCTCAGGTGACCAAATTTGTTTCTGTAGTCATACAGAATATCAGGAAAGGAAATTCAGAGCTGATTCCAATCCTGAGACTTCAGGCAAATGATTGCTGGGAGATGAGAAAAAACACTGCTAAGAAGTTGGGGGAGGAGGCATCTACAAAAATGCTGATACCCATGATGATAATGTTTATTGCCATTTTAATAATAGTAGCAGTACCGGCAATACTGGCAATGAGAGGAATATAA
- a CDS encoding DUF5702 domain-containing protein yields MSWNKSRKGGIAVFQCIILTGLLLFAGIMIDIARIMLAEKEVQSAVNAAARSVLANYDENLAGDYGLFALNTVSKADTANEEFFRYLSANLQVSAKGFNLIRYKLDKGKTSACGYRSIISNSDNAFKEQILEYVKYRVPLMVTENIIDKISASGIFSKKDFAVKAKNAREKSTNVKANIERLNDSIKELNGTISYVMNNSVNSSNVKEYTDRLNALKKYCTEAVGGAGVLDESIFAYRKAADEACKYAESANNDEALQGEAAIKTCDKEFGDADGAISKTLKEASVLLAEVSTYQMLAEPLLKNISTLSLEISILNERNGFLNASKEKGKKGRGETEEIYKAIEQNNDRIRMLESEMETYLQDINKLKGSLPLRELNEIKVREASDVPEERPERDHENASGKLSALSDKFSKLLGYKSIKDEWLITGSEFEQAKQKEIIDPKTFDNRQILTDEKHLKEAETAGEDAFALIDRIRTAVEAGVEKLYIVEYIMDKFTYHSSLTERDHYFRKGEVEYILWGGKSQNANIAQTIRAVGIMRYAINSVDYFATSKVPHPVLRLVYAAGRGLVQSFIDCYELYGGKSISICPTLKKSELKVDYAEHLRIFLLLQSAVSENTQLNNIRQLIQVNSKCPDYESRLRNPGFMLSDYNTALRAKVSVEINLWFLPLLKPEMLGFSGFKGSKYVISKEIHVDY; encoded by the coding sequence ATGAGTTGGAATAAAAGCCGGAAGGGAGGAATAGCTGTATTTCAGTGTATCATACTGACAGGGCTTTTACTATTTGCAGGTATCATGATTGATATTGCCAGAATAATGCTGGCTGAGAAGGAAGTCCAAAGTGCAGTCAATGCAGCAGCAAGGTCTGTATTGGCAAATTATGATGAAAATCTTGCCGGTGATTATGGCTTGTTTGCCCTGAATACAGTTTCAAAAGCAGACACTGCCAATGAAGAATTTTTTAGATATCTTTCTGCCAATCTTCAGGTTTCTGCAAAGGGCTTTAACCTCATAAGGTACAAATTAGATAAAGGCAAAACTTCAGCCTGTGGTTACAGGAGTATAATAAGCAACAGTGATAATGCTTTTAAAGAGCAGATATTGGAATATGTGAAGTACAGAGTACCCTTAATGGTAACAGAAAATATAATTGATAAAATTTCTGCTTCAGGGATATTCAGTAAAAAGGATTTTGCGGTAAAAGCGAAAAATGCCAGAGAGAAGAGTACGAATGTCAAAGCAAATATAGAAAGGCTTAATGACAGCATTAAAGAACTAAATGGCACTATATCTTATGTAATGAATAATTCTGTAAACAGCTCAAATGTAAAGGAGTATACTGACAGGCTTAATGCACTGAAGAAATACTGTACTGAGGCTGTGGGCGGCGCGGGCGTACTGGATGAAAGCATATTTGCATACAGGAAAGCTGCGGATGAGGCTTGCAAGTATGCTGAATCAGCAAATAATGATGAAGCGCTACAGGGGGAGGCTGCGATAAAAACATGTGACAAGGAGTTTGGAGATGCTGATGGAGCAATAAGTAAAACTTTAAAAGAGGCTTCAGTACTGCTTGCAGAAGTCAGTACATATCAGATGCTGGCAGAGCCTCTTCTTAAGAATATTAGTACACTGTCTTTGGAAATAAGTATATTAAATGAACGGAATGGGTTTTTAAATGCTTCAAAGGAAAAAGGTAAGAAGGGTAGAGGTGAAACTGAAGAAATTTATAAAGCTATTGAACAGAATAATGACAGGATTAGAATGCTTGAATCTGAGATGGAAACATACTTGCAGGATATAAATAAGCTGAAAGGCAGTCTTCCCCTTAGGGAGCTGAACGAAATAAAGGTGCGGGAGGCCTCAGACGTGCCGGAAGAAAGGCCTGAGCGTGATCATGAGAATGCCAGCGGCAAGTTATCTGCTTTGAGTGACAAGTTTAGTAAGCTTCTTGGATATAAAAGCATAAAGGATGAGTGGCTTATTACTGGTAGTGAATTTGAGCAGGCAAAGCAGAAGGAAATAATTGATCCTAAAACATTTGACAATAGGCAAATTCTTACGGATGAAAAGCACCTTAAGGAGGCTGAAACTGCTGGGGAAGATGCATTTGCTTTGATAGATAGAATCAGGACGGCAGTTGAAGCAGGGGTAGAAAAGCTATATATAGTCGAATATATTATGGACAAATTTACATACCATTCATCACTTACAGAAAGAGACCATTACTTCCGGAAGGGGGAGGTAGAATATATTTTGTGGGGAGGAAAAAGTCAGAATGCAAATATAGCACAAACAATAAGAGCAGTAGGCATAATGAGATATGCAATAAACTCTGTAGATTATTTTGCTACAAGCAAGGTACCCCACCCGGTCTTAAGATTGGTCTATGCTGCCGGAAGAGGACTGGTGCAATCCTTTATTGACTGCTATGAACTCTACGGAGGAAAAAGCATCAGTATATGCCCTACACTGAAAAAGTCTGAACTCAAGGTTGACTATGCAGAGCATTTAAGAATTTTTCTTCTACTGCAATCTGCTGTTAGTGAGAATACACAATTAAATAATATCCGCCAGCTTATACAGGTGAACAGCAAATGCCCCGATTATGAATCCAGGCTCCGGAACCCTGGTTTCATGCTTTCAGACTACAACACTGCTTTGAGAGCGAAGGTTTCAGTAGAAATCAATCTATGGTTTCTCCCCCTGCTCAAACCTGAAATGCTTGGATTTTCTGGTTTTAAAGGATCGAAGTATGTCATAAGCAAAGAGATACATGTGGATTACTAA